The Archocentrus centrarchus isolate MPI-CPG fArcCen1 unplaced genomic scaffold, fArcCen1 scaffold_83_ctg1, whole genome shotgun sequence genome includes a window with the following:
- the LOC115777890 gene encoding LOW QUALITY PROTEIN: uncharacterized protein LOC115777890 (The sequence of the model RefSeq protein was modified relative to this genomic sequence to represent the inferred CDS: inserted 2 bases in 2 codons; deleted 2 bases in 2 codons) yields MGTRYSSSGSPPEKISRYPIPYKKDLPYDIVELMEESGGGFLPNVFKVLSHRPAEFRAFFAYYNELMNKETGRLTKADRELIVVATSSXNKCLYCVVSHSALASHXNSKNPSLCDQVIVNYENAELAQRERAMLDFAMAVCRCDTITEEHFKSLEEVGFDREDAWDIAAIAASCFLRMSNRLAHLTDMRPNLEFFNMGRVPRNKSKDKAGDGN; encoded by the exons ATGGGCACCAGATATTCCTCCAGTGGCTCTCCTCCAGAGAAAATCAGCCGCTATCCAATTCCTTACAAGAAAGATCTGCCTTATGATATCGTGGAGCTTATGGAGGAAAGTGGA GGAGGATTCTTGCCCAATGTCTTCAAAGTCCTGTCTCACAGGCCAGCAGAGTTCAGAGCCTTCTTTGCATACTACAATGAACTGATGAACAAGGAAACAG GCAGATTAACCAAGGCTGATCGTGAGCTGATTGTAGTGGCAACCAGTA CCAATAAGTGTCTGTACTGTGTGGTGTCCCACAGCGCTCTGGCATCGC CTAACTCTAAGAACCCCTCACTTTGTGATCAG GTCATTGTTAATTATGAAAATGCTGAGCTGGCCCAGCGAGAGCGCGCCATGCTGGACTTTGCCATGGCCGTGTGTCGCTGCGACACCATCACAGAGGAGCACTTTAAATCTCTGGAGGAAGTCGGCTTTGACCGC GAGGACGCCTGGGACATAGCTGCCATTGCTGCTTCTTGCTTTCTTCGCATGTCCAACCGACTCGCCCACCTCACCGACATGAGG CCAAACCTGGAATTTTTTAACATGGGTCGTGTTCCACGGAACAAGAGCAAGGACAAGGCAGGAGATGGCAACTGA
- the polr2g gene encoding LOW QUALITY PROTEIN: DNA-directed RNA polymerase II subunit RPB7 (The sequence of the model RefSeq protein was modified relative to this genomic sequence to represent the inferred CDS: inserted 1 base in 1 codon) — protein MFYHISLEHEILLHPRYFGPNLLNTVKQKLFTEVEGTCTGKYGFVIAVTTIDNIGAGVIQPGRXFVLYPVKYKAIVFRPFKGEVVDAVVTQVNKVGLFTEIGPMSCFISRHSIPSEMEFDPNSNPPCYKTVDEDIVIQQDDEIRLKIVGTRVDKNDIFAIGSLMDDYLGLVS, from the exons atgttTTACCAT ATTTCTTTGGAGCACGAAATCTTACTCCATCCAAGATATTTTGGGCCAAATCTGCTCAACACCGTGAAGCAGAAGCTTTTCACAGAGGTTGAAGGGACGTGTACTGGCAA GTATGGCTTTGTTATTGCAGTCACCACCATTGACAACATTGGGGCTGGTGTCATCCAGCCAGGCA GGTTTGTCCTCTATCCAGTAAAATACAAGGCCATCGTCTTCCGTCCGTTTAAAGGAGAAGTGGTGGATGCTGTGGTCACTCAGGTTAACAAG GTTGGATTGTTCACAGAAATTGGTCCCATGTCTTGCTTCATCTCTCGCCAt TCTATCCCCTCAGAAATGGAGTTTGACCCCAATTCTAACCCACCCTGTTATAAGACAGTTGATGAG GACATTGTAATCCAGCAAGATGATGAGATCCGGCTGAAGATTGTGGGAACCAGAGTGGATAAGAATGACATC tttgcCATCGGCTCTCTCATGGATGATTACCTGG gtcTTGTGAGCTGA